The following are from one region of the Acidobacteriota bacterium genome:
- a CDS encoding cbb3-type cytochrome c oxidase subunit I, which translates to MHDTSVQAAHHAPPTSFIRKHIFSQDHKVIGKQYYALALFAAIVGMFLSWLMRIHLAWNNAAIPGLQLLSSSGAPGGVMTPEYYLQLMTMHGTIMVFFVLTTAPFAAFGNFFLPIQVGAEDMPFPRFNMMSFWVTFVAFLVLMASFFVGDGPTLGGWTQYAPLNSIGAVGGPGQGTGVVLWAISIALFCVGQLLGSLNFIPTTLDLRVKGMSLMRLPLSAWAWFITSCMGLTAFAVLMPACILVILDHVAGTSFFVASNLVLNDQVLPHSGGSTLLWQHLFWFFGHPEVYIAIVPGIGIVSHVLITNMRRPMLSARVLIYSMGALAVLSYMVYGHHMFVSGMNPFSSLAFSFPTLVITIPSTVVVLIWTFSLYGSKLRINSASLFALGFISMFVSGGVSGFFLAQPSIDIMLHATYFVVGHFHLVMGVAAMFGIFAGTYFWFPKMAGRMMNETLGKLHFWLSFVGAYCIFMPFHYLGMAGNIRRYSTFTDDFLQPLIPVHRFITVAALITGAAQLVFLYNLIHSRYWGKPAPDNPWEATSLEWSTATPPPFDNFGGKHPVVYHDPYQYGVESSVGDYLMQTSPEQVKTEHDEK; encoded by the coding sequence ATGCACGACACGTCAGTGCAAGCGGCGCACCATGCTCCTCCGACCAGTTTCATTCGGAAGCACATCTTCAGCCAGGACCACAAGGTAATCGGGAAACAGTATTATGCGCTGGCCCTGTTCGCCGCTATTGTCGGAATGTTTCTCTCCTGGCTGATGCGCATTCACCTTGCTTGGAACAATGCTGCCATCCCCGGCCTGCAGTTGCTTTCTTCCAGCGGGGCCCCTGGTGGCGTGATGACGCCGGAGTACTACCTGCAATTGATGACCATGCACGGAACCATCATGGTCTTTTTTGTGCTCACAACCGCGCCCTTCGCCGCGTTCGGCAACTTCTTTTTGCCCATCCAGGTCGGCGCGGAAGACATGCCCTTCCCCCGTTTCAACATGATGTCTTTTTGGGTCACCTTCGTCGCTTTTCTTGTGCTGATGGCCTCATTCTTTGTAGGCGATGGACCAACATTGGGTGGCTGGACCCAATACGCACCGCTCAATTCGATCGGTGCGGTGGGAGGTCCGGGACAAGGTACGGGTGTCGTTCTTTGGGCAATTTCCATTGCTTTGTTTTGTGTTGGCCAGTTGTTGGGCTCATTGAATTTCATTCCCACGACTCTAGATCTGAGAGTTAAAGGGATGAGCCTCATGCGCCTGCCCCTCTCTGCTTGGGCGTGGTTCATTACCTCGTGCATGGGTCTGACAGCATTTGCCGTGTTAATGCCGGCTTGTATCCTGGTTATCCTTGACCACGTCGCCGGAACCAGCTTCTTTGTTGCCTCAAATCTGGTGTTGAATGATCAAGTGCTGCCGCACTCGGGCGGCTCGACTCTTCTCTGGCAGCACCTGTTCTGGTTCTTCGGACATCCTGAGGTCTATATCGCGATTGTGCCCGGCATCGGCATTGTCTCGCATGTCCTAATCACCAACATGCGCCGGCCGATGCTGAGCGCAAGGGTGCTCATATATTCCATGGGAGCACTGGCCGTTCTTAGCTACATGGTCTACGGCCATCACATGTTTGTCAGTGGCATGAATCCGTTTTCTTCGCTGGCATTTTCTTTCCCCACGTTGGTCATTACGATCCCGTCGACAGTCGTCGTATTGATATGGACTTTCAGCCTGTACGGTTCCAAGCTCCGAATCAACTCGGCTTCTCTGTTTGCCTTGGGCTTTATTTCGATGTTCGTCAGTGGCGGCGTGAGCGGCTTCTTTCTGGCTCAGCCATCCATCGATATCATGCTGCACGCTACTTACTTTGTTGTGGGTCATTTCCACCTGGTGATGGGCGTCGCGGCCATGTTCGGCATCTTCGCGGGAACTTACTTCTGGTTTCCCAAGATGGCTGGACGAATGATGAACGAGACTCTGGGGAAACTTCATTTCTGGTTGAGCTTCGTGGGAGCGTATTGCATTTTTATGCCATTCCATTACCTGGGTATGGCCGGCAACATACGCCGTTATTCAACCTTCACTGACGACTTCCTACAACCTCTGATTCCAGTCCACCGCTTTATCACCGTAGCGGCCCTGATCACGGGCGCTGCGCAACTGGTTTTTCTCTACAACCTTATTCACAGCCGCTATTGGGGCAAACCCGCGCCAGATAACCCGTGGGAGGCAACTTCGCTGGAGTGGAGTACGGCCACGCCTCCGCCTTTCGACAATTTCGGCGGGAAACACCCCGTGGTCTACCACGATCCCTATCAATATGGCGTGGAGAGTTCGGTTGGCGATTATCTGATGCAGACTTCGCCCGAGCAAGTCAAGACCGAGCACGACGAGAAATAA
- a CDS encoding cytochrome C oxidase subunit IV family protein, with protein sequence MTAEEHKSNGIGKDMVIYVCLLALAGVQFLVAYQNIGTTQMLTRMMAVACIEAGLAVLFFMHLWSEKRAFLLFVVAFTISVLLGLQYGWTDSTRMVTGAPFSNVK encoded by the coding sequence ATGACAGCTGAAGAGCATAAGAGTAACGGAATCGGGAAAGATATGGTCATCTACGTTTGCCTACTCGCTCTCGCAGGCGTGCAATTCCTCGTCGCCTACCAAAACATCGGCACCACACAGATGCTCACGCGGATGATGGCCGTCGCCTGCATCGAGGCGGGTCTGGCAGTATTATTTTTTATGCATCTTTGGTCAGAAAAGCGCGCCTTCTTGCTCTTCGTTGTGGCCTTTACGATTTCTGTCCTGTTGGGGTTGCAATATGGATGGACTGATAGCACTCGGATGGTGACCGGTGCGCCCTTCTCAAACGTAAAGTGA
- a CDS encoding cytochrome c oxidase subunit 3 gives MEAHSTGLTIGPAFSIPSKKLAMWLFIIADTMTFAACLVVYGFLRNGTPDWPRPFHSITNVAIMTFVLLTSSLTMLTGLRAARAGDKSGAFRWTMITAALGLVFAVLHVREWIALIGEGMTLFKNPWGTGLFGASFFSITGLHLTHVSCGLIALLVVGVRYKGGRYNADDIEILGLYWHFVDLVWMFVVPLVYLLNLSH, from the coding sequence ATGGAAGCACATTCGACAGGTCTGACGATAGGACCGGCATTTTCCATTCCTTCGAAGAAGCTGGCGATGTGGCTGTTTATTATTGCCGACACCATGACCTTCGCTGCGTGCCTTGTCGTCTATGGATTCTTGCGCAATGGCACTCCTGACTGGCCGAGACCGTTTCACAGCATCACGAATGTCGCCATTATGACCTTCGTCCTCCTGACCAGCAGTTTGACGATGCTCACCGGGCTGCGCGCAGCGCGTGCCGGAGACAAGTCGGGAGCGTTCCGCTGGACCATGATCACCGCGGCTCTAGGCCTCGTCTTCGCTGTTCTGCATGTTCGCGAGTGGATCGCTCTGATTGGAGAAGGCATGACCCTGTTCAAGAATCCCTGGGGAACGGGATTGTTTGGGGCATCATTTTTCAGCATCACGGGGTTGCATCTCACCCACGTTTCTTGCGGACTCATCGCTCTGCTCGTCGTTGGTGTGCGCTACAAGGGCGGCCGCTATAACGCCGATGACATCGAGATACTGGGTCTCTACTGGCACTTCGTGGATCTGGTCTGGATGTTCGTAGTACCGCTGGTTTACCTTTTGAATCTCAGCCACTAG
- a CDS encoding cytochrome c oxidase subunit 3, which yields MASTVHEPPQIDPNRQPDQGHIGNRGWKNLVPAGGNLHAALDYSPPPSSTAIWVVLFAITMMFAAFTSALIVRKGSSLDWQTFRLPSILYLNTFLLLASSATLEIARRRIAAFMGGLRSSSESPSRWLYVTLFLGLLFVAGQYIAWTQLRAQGMYLATNPSSSFFYVLTATHALHVLGGLGGLIHVIRKLGQSALRQNTLVATAHYWHFMGALWVYLIVLLWMKL from the coding sequence ATGGCAAGTACGGTACATGAACCACCGCAAATAGACCCGAACCGCCAGCCCGACCAAGGACACATCGGGAACCGCGGTTGGAAAAATCTCGTTCCAGCGGGCGGCAACCTGCATGCGGCACTAGATTATTCACCACCACCCTCGTCGACTGCCATCTGGGTGGTACTGTTCGCCATCACCATGATGTTTGCCGCGTTTACCAGCGCACTGATCGTTCGCAAGGGATCATCGCTGGACTGGCAGACTTTTAGATTGCCGTCGATCCTTTATCTCAACACGTTTCTACTGCTTGCCAGCAGCGCAACTCTCGAAATTGCGCGTCGACGTATCGCCGCCTTCATGGGTGGTTTGAGAAGTAGCTCTGAGAGCCCGTCACGCTGGCTGTATGTCACTTTGTTTCTCGGCCTGCTCTTTGTCGCTGGTCAATATATTGCCTGGACGCAATTGCGGGCGCAGGGAATGTATCTAGCCACTAATCCAAGCAGTTCCTTTTTCTACGTGCTGACTGCCACACACGCGCTGCACGTCTTGGGTGGTCTAGGCGGACTGATTCACGTTATTCGCAAGCTCGGTCAGTCGGCTTTACGGCAAAATACTCTGGTTGCCACCGCGCATTACTGGCATTTCATGGGCGCGCTTTGGGTGTATCTGATTGTGCTGCTTTGGATGAAACTCTAA